Below is a window of Camelina sativa cultivar DH55 chromosome 11, Cs, whole genome shotgun sequence DNA.
CAGACTTCCTTAAAAAGAGATAAATCAGAGACGCAGCTAAGTTGTAGTAAAGTAACTCCTAGAAATTTCAGTCCTTTCAGAAACAAGTAACACAAAGATGGAACTGATCATGTTCAATTATTAGTAATAGCAACCAAACCAATGAAGGAGCTGCTTACCTAACCCAGAGTGGAAGAGAAGTATCATTACAAATGATAGAATCAGCTTCTTGATCATTCAAAGAAGTTTCATCACCTTCATGCTCAGAATCAGTACCACTAAACGAGCTCGAAGAATACCCATCATCAGTCCCATCATCATAGCATCCCGAGGCTTCAAcctcatcgtcatcatcatagCATCCCAATACATCAACATCGTCTTCATCTGCCACCTCTTTTCTAATAGAAGCATCACCACTATCATCACTAGCAGCAACACCAACAGCAACAGCACAAGGATCCTCAGTGAGATGATCTTCATCAGAAGTATGAAAACTATGGTCCTCATAGTTACTAGTACAAGGCATATCTTTGGATAATGCCACTATCTCCTCCGCCTTATCCATATCTACCTTCGATTCCTTCACCTCCATAccctttttatttcttcttacaTAAACCCTACAAAAAATTCCGAAACCATCACTTTTCTCCATAAAGATTAAAACTTGAAATTGAGCAAAAAATATCTCAACAATTTTTCATCAGATAAAACTCAAAAGGCGTTGAATtgacacaaaaccctaatcgaaaTTTCAAAACTTGAGATCAAAATCACAGatgcaaaacaacaaaaaccgaAAACCCTAAAAGCAAAACATTTACGAAAGAAACACCTAATCGACATAGATTTCCATGTCCCGCAAGGAGATGCCAGTAGAAAGAATGATTTTATAATCGGCGGTGAGAAACACGACGGAGAAAAAAAGACGGAGATCTCATAGCCACCATTATCGTTCTGTGGTCGAAGNTGATAGAATCAGCTTCTTGATCATTCAAAGAAGTTTCATCACCTTCATGCTCAGAATCAGTACCACTAAACGAGCTCGAAGAATACCCATCATCAGTCCCATCATCATAGCATCCCGAGGCTTCAAcctcatcgtcatcatcatagCATCCCAATACATCAACATCGTCTTCATCTGCCACCTCTTTTCTAATAGAAGCATCACCACTATCATCACTAGCAGCAACACCAACAGCAACAGCACAAGGATCCTCAGTGAGATGATCTTCATCAGAAGTATGAAAACTATGGTCCTCATAGTTACTAGTACAAGGCATATCTTTGGATAATGCCACTATCTCCTCCGCCTTATCCATATCTACCTTCGATTCCTTCACCTCCATAccctttttatttcttcttacaTAAACCCTACAAAAAATTCCGAAACCATCACTTTTCTCCATAAAGATTAAAACTTGAAATTGAGCAAAAAATATCTCAACAATTTTTCATCAGATAAAACTCAAAAGGCGTTGAATtgacacaaaaccctaatcgaaaTTTCAAAACTTGAGATCAAAATCACAGatgcaaaacaacaaaaaccgaAAACCCTAAAAGCAAAACATTTACGAAAGAAACACCTAATCGACATAGATTTCCATGTCCCGCAAGGAGATGCCAGTAGAAAGAATGATTTTATAATCGGCGGTGAGAAACACGACGGAGAAAAAAAGACGGAGATCTCATAGCCACCATTATCGTTCTGTGGtcgaagctttttttttattattgagtaaaaaaaataagagagagagagagagaaagagaaagagacactTTACTGTCTATCCTATTCTTTATAATCTTATTACAAGAGGTGGTTGGGGGGTCCACACGAGATTTATTTCTGTTTATTTGACCCaaaatgtttttccttttttttgtttttaaactgaaaaaattaatgcaaaaacatatttttgattCATCTCATGGTTCGaagatagatttttttattacacaTACCTTATATGTATCTTATGATATAATGTGTATGGAAACaaattttatctataatttattataggatatcatattaattaattctttaattttaatatatattttctaatttaaataaggatcttttcttttataaattgatATTTACCATTCATACATTAATTTTAAAGTAATACATAATCCAAATAATATAATGATATAGTTAACACATGTACaatcaaattatataacataaaaaaatctcCAATTGTGTATTAAGTATTATTAACCAATCACCCCTAAACCATTTATGACATgtggtgaaaaaaaatatgagctTAGAAATTTCAtgtgttgatgattttttttaattaatcaattgtaATAAAAATTCGTAAATGGCGATTTAATGGAAAATCTACAAGTAGATACAACTATATAAACGCAATTAAGGAATGTTGAGGTTTGAGACCTTAAGTGAAAAACAAACATTGTGaaaggaagacaaaaaaaatgggTAGAGTAAAAATACAGATTATGAAAATAGAAGATAGACAACAAAGAAACATAGCATTTGCGAAAAGGAAAAATGGGCTTCTAAAGAAAGCTTATGAACTCTCACTTCTATGCGATGTCGCCGTTGgtctcctttttttctctccttcgGGTAAACTCTTCATCTTTGATGCCAAGCTAAGGTATTCTAATTCCCAATACTTTATTGTTTCATCATATATTGCTATTAAATTGTTCTTTTGGTCAGTAATCTGATATCATTTTCATCGTTATTGTTAATGATTATAGCATCGAAGATATTATAGAAAAGTATATATCTCAGCCTACATATATAATCGCAAGGTGAATTCAATATTGTGTTAAATGCATCTTCTATTTTGGGATCAAATGTGTTAAtccatccttttctttttggggcAAACTTGTTTATCCATCTAAGAGCATAAACTAATAGActtactttttctttgatttacaCATATGCATGACTTCCTCATATTGTCACTGGTCGGTCCATCTGTTCGTATACACTAACAGGCTCTCAGATACTGATGTACGGTAAAAATCAAACGTGATGATTTTTAGatagtttacttttgtttctttatggtaaatcaattcttctttctttttttttcattgttatgGGCAATCTAGGCTATAAAAAAGCTTATCGATCAGATGCGTAAGGACTCGATGCGTAGCGGACCGAACTTGAGGTTAATAAATTTCAACATTTCAAAGTTCAAATCGTATAAATTATGCCATTGTTAATTTGcttcttataaatatattgtagtttagtttaagtttaaaaaaaaaaaaaaaaattatgtgcaGAGAAATTCGTGACGATGGGGTTCGTtatcaaattcaacaaaagGCATGTGGATAGATAAATTTTCTTCTCCTGATTTGGAAATATTTATGTCtataaaattgttaaattaCTCTCTGCATAGCCTTTTCTGTTGTTTATCTAACCATTCAGTTttccaaaaattagaaaatcgaAGATGAAATCGATAAATGCCATATCAAATTGGCTGAAGTGGAACGGGAACTGGGGTAAGTATCTAATTTTATAGATATTCTTATACTAGcagaacaatatatatatatatatatatatggtatacATGAAtaatgtgtttttattttaaagacgTTATTTGAAAAGTCCGAATCAGTGGGAATCACTAGCTGAACTCAAAGATCGAGTGGAACTACTCGAGACGACGCTGACTAAAGTGCAATCTCGGAaggtaaatttatataaataatagttCCTTTTGGAAATTACAGTGAAAGAACAACAACGAGTATTTTGATAACATACAGTATGTGTATATGGTTTATAGGGTTTCACGATAAAACGAAATTCTCATGTTATATAACTTTACACATAACTAGTTAAAACgtaaattttattcatttactAAAAACTAAATTGCTAGCATCTTAGCATTAGTATCTTACAGAAAATATAAGTTAGTTTAATAGCAtgttcgtgtttttttttttttttttttNNNNNNNNNNNNNNNNNNNNNNNNNNNNNNNNNNNNNNNNNNNNNNNNNNNNNNNNNNNNNNNNNNNNNNNNNNNNNNNNNNNNNNNNNNNNNNNNNNNNNNNNNNNNNNNNNNNNNNNNNNNNNNNNNNNNNNNNNNNNNNNNNNNNNNNNNNNNNNNNNNNNNNNNNNNNNNNNNNNNNNNNNNNNNNNNNNNNNNNNNNNNNNNNNNNNNNNNNNNNNNNNNNNNNNNNNNNNNNNNNNNNNNNNNNNNNNNNNNNNNNNNNNNNNNNNNNNNNNNNNNNNNNNNNNNNNNNNNNNNNNNNNNNNNNNNNNNNNNNNNNNNNNNNNNNNNNNNNNNNNNNNNNNNNNNNNNNNNNNNNNNNNNNNNNNNNNNNNNNNNNNNNNNNNNNNNNNNNNNNNNNNNNNNNNNNNNNNNNNNNNNNNNNNNNNNNNNNNATTGATTATTTGCTTATCACTAaattctattttcatttcagaAAGAATTGGAATCTAAACCTAAACACGCTGATACTGGCTTGGAGCTCTCGTCAGtggaataaataaattaaaattgttatgtACAATGGAATTTTATTGTGGATTTTAagctaaataaaataattttgatatcatTTGTATCCAAAATCTTGCATCTTtagccgacaaaaaaaaaaaaaatcttgcatcTTTAAagttaagtttccaattttccaTGCTTTCACCtaaccaaaaattcaaatccagtttacaaaaacagaagaaaaaaatctgtcaccaaCCAAAACAACTATGCTATTAACACAATAACCCATCCGTACtctaatttataaattgtttcaTCTCTGCCATGCCATTTTATAACCGTCTTTAACCGGGTGTCCGAACCATTTTCTGGTTAACCGCTTCAACCTCAGGTCTTTGACTTCGCAGAACCTCTGGCCCCATCCTTCCGGTTCAATGGGCCTAAAGCCCAACCCAGGAGTTCTATCTCTCGACTTAGGATTAGAGACTCTGGTCCAATCCACCACGTAGGCCGACAAACGCCGTTTAAACTTGGCCTTGAACTCCTGCCACGCCTGGTACTTGTAATGGTTCACCACTCCCTCCTCCGTGTCCGCCACGCGCCATTCGTACTCTCCCTTTAAACCGAAATGGTGGATCGCCGTGTACAGCGAATGCTCAACCGCGCTCAGCAGCACGATCGACTTGTGCCGTTGATCTTCCTCTCGCCGACACGTGTAACCTTGCGTCACACCTCCACGTGGATGCTTCGTCTGATTCGACGGCCCGAACTCGTGCGATTTAAACGACACTTGTCCGATTATGCTCTCATGATCGGACGGTAGAAGAGACCTAATCATCTGATCCGACGGCTGTGATTTATTATCCCAAGACGGAGAGAAGAGAAACTCGTCCACATCAAGGTATATCATCCATGTGGACGTGTCGCTTCCGTACACCGCCGCGTGGGAGAACCCAGCCTCTTGCGTCTTGGGCCAGATCCATAAAACTATGGTGACGTCATACTTTTCACTCTTGAGAACCtcaacgacgtcgtttaacTCGTCGTCGCTACCGTTATCGTATATGATGAATCTTTGTATTCCGATCGCCGCGTGATACATCACCCACTCTCTCAGATACTTCGCTACATTGTACACCATCGTCGTCGCGCACAGTAGCGATTTCTTACGTGGTTCTGTTAACGTGCGCTTAGGGCTAAAGTACGCAACAGAGGGTACGGTCTTTGTCTCTTCCTTATCGGTCGCCACCGCCTCGAGGTAGACTTTGACCGGCGTGTCGATCGGTTTGTTAGGAAACGAACATCGGAACACCTCTTGAACAGAGCTCGTCACGGGGGTTCTAATGGCGGTATCAGATTCCTCACCGAACACACAACGAAACGACTCCGGCGGTTTGTTGGACCCTAATCCACGATTCGGCCCTTTGACGAAGAGAACGACGTCATTTTCCGTTGATATGGCTTCGAAAATGACGAAGTTCCATAGAGGGAGATCAGGCCAACGTGTTTCCGGCGAGAGCTCGAACGTTTTCGAAGAGGCAAGGACCGGAGTAGGAATCGGATGGTGGTGGCGGTATATACCGGGAAGACCGCATCTGAATGTTGTACGGTTCGTGAAAGGGAGTGTCGCGACGAACCTCGCCGTGGCTTTCTCGCCGTTAGGGTAAAAACATGTGTAGTTCTCCCCTGGAAGCTGCGGTGGCATAACTTTCTCCTCCGGTGAAACGATCACAAGAATGTCCCATCCTGGCCAAAGAACAGCGTCAGCTCTGATCCTACGAGAACCGTTAGATTGATATGGGTTTGAATCTTGAGTGTTTGTCACGTAACTGACGATTCTTGATTTAGCAGGGAGTGCCGTGACAAAGAAGGTAGCTCGATAAATCGTGTTTGGGGAACAATGTAGAGAGAACaaaccaaagagagaaagaggaacgaggatgaagaagagtgTGGTTGTGTGTGCTCTGTAACTCGTTTTGTGATGGAAGAATTGAGAAGCAGCAGCGTCGTCTGATCCGGCTCCGGCGATTGATTTTGGTGTTGATCGAGGAGAAGAACAAGTCTTCAAGGATAGCGTCATTGTCGATTACGTATCCAACAGACTTGTTTTGTAGCCAAATTAAAAAATccatcaataaaattattactattattttaaaaaaatatttactgtTTTTGAGTTCCAGAAACATAAATTCAATTACCAAAAAGATtggatgaagaaagaaaaattctaaaGCCATGAAAATAGCAggaaaataatgattttaatgAACTCAATAACAGAAATTACAAAATCTGAAGATTTAAAGAGACGGATAAAAAGGCTTCTGTTTGTGGTTTCTATTGCTAAACATAGCTTTTACAATTTATCCGCACGTACACACGTTGTCTTTTGGTTACACAAACGCAGCATAATCTATGAATTTGCATATATAAGGATATACGAATGTACAATACAAGATACATGAGTCTAGCTGTTTATTCTTCACGCAATAATAGTACACAATACACATGATTGTTGATCTCTAATCGGACTTATGCGGTTTGGGTCTTTTATTTAACCGGATCTTCGTATATTTAGAGCCGGTTCAATTATAATTCCATCCTTTTTTCACAATTCCTGTGGTAGAAATAACTTGTAACATGCATGGTTTTAAGGGCCGAACTATGCTCACATACGTGCAAGTACATGTAGTTCAATCACTGGATTTGGACATGAACCGGAAAATCGTGCATCGGTTCCTCACCGTATACATGACTAAGACAAGAGACGCATTTATAAACCatatatttagggtttttgcaTGGCTAAATTGGAAAACAATCAGAATGATAAGAAATCTAGCATTATTGATTAGAACTCTGATTTgaaatatataccaaaaaaaaaaatctacccTGGGTGGTCCTAGTCCTATAATGAGCTAAACATAAAAGAACTAGGAGCCATCGAAATCAATGGTGACatgattttaccaaaaaaaaaaagttgaagataTGATTACTACGATTCGCGAATATTATCcttaatttttaatctcataaACTCCTGTTTCCCATAAATTCGATTAATATATAGTTAACTTTAGTGAAATAAAAGCACGCCACTATCATAATATAATACAATATTGAACGACGAATCTTTCGTTTATGTAGAGGTTAAAAGATAAAGTTACATTGATGGAGATAGCCTCACATGCACGAATTAAACATGTATGGTTTTTTAAATACATAGACTCTTTACCTAATTTTGtcataatataattaagattAAGGAATAATGTTTTGTCGCAAAAGCAGTCTATGCTTTTTTTTAAGGCATATATACGACAGAGGTGGTGGAGCTAATTTCTTGACCCAcatcttttgtaatttttttgtttgtcgtGTCTTCCGCACATATTTGATCCCACATTATGAAAATGAAAGTCGAATTAACCTTTCGTATTTGTATTGACTATTAAACCCTTCGGCCTCTGTTATATAAGCTAAGATTCTATCTCACCACAATCaagaaaaaacatagaagaaagaGACGCAAAAGAAAGATGTTTCAGTTTTACTTTCTCCTGATGATTGTCATCTTCCCATTACTTTACCTAGCA
It encodes the following:
- the LOC104727529 gene encoding uncharacterized protein LOC104727529, which encodes MSIRVYVRRNKKGMEVKESKVDMDKAEEIVALSKDMPCTSNYEDHSFHTSDEDHLTEDPCAVAVGVAASDDSGDASIRKEVADEDDVDVLGCYDDDDEVEASGCYDDGTDDGYSSSSFSGTDSEHEGDETSLNDQEADSIXFDHRTIMVAMRSPSFFLRRVSHRRL
- the LOC104721021 gene encoding glycosyltransferase family 92 protein At1g27200-like: MTLSLKTCSSPRSTPKSIAGAGSDDAAASQFFHHKTSYRAHTTTLFFILVPLSLFGLFSLHCSPNTIYRATFFVTALPAKSRIVSYVTNTQDSNPYQSNGSRRIRADAVLWPGWDILVIVSPEEKVMPPQLPGENYTCFYPNGEKATARFVATLPFTNRTTFRCGLPGIYRHHHPIPTPVLASSKTFELSPETRWPDLPLWNFVIFEAISTENDVVLFVKGPNRGLGSNKPPESFRCVFGEESDTAIRTPVTSSVQEVFRCSFPNKPIDTPVKVYLEAVATDKEETKTVPSVAYFSPKRTLTEPRKKSLLCATTMVYNVAKYLREWVMYHAAIGIQRFIIYDNGSDDELNDVVEVLKSEKYDVTIVLWIWPKTQEAGFSHAAVYGSDTSTWMIYLDVDEFLFSPSWDNKSQPSDQMIRSLLPSDHESIIGQVSFKSHEFGPSNQTKHPRGGVTQGYTCRREEDQRHKSIVLLSAVEHSLYTAIHHFGLKGEYEWRVADTEEGVVNHYKYQAWQEFKAKFKRRLSAYVVDWTRVSNPKSRDRTPGLGFRPIEPEGWGQRFCEVKDLRLKRLTRKWFGHPVKDGYKMAWQR